One region of uncultured Methanolobus sp. genomic DNA includes:
- a CDS encoding DUF1616 domain-containing protein translates to MPEKKHTPTDIKLVIALVLLTDIFVLIPFLNDSPIRTVLGLPMVLFLPGYALIAALFPGKDDLDGIERIALSFGLSIAVVPLIGLILNYTPWGIRLVPILVFLTNFTILMSIVAIYRREALGNNAFSVPFREMYESVIAEINEKPESQLDQILTIVLMISILLSAITLAYVVITPKQGEKFTEFYILGPERMADNYKTHLELGESVYVIAGIVNHEYSVVNYSIVIRLNNETIETPPSLNHIALAHNVTWEKPVSFIPGVPGEDMKLEYLLYREDNMTEPYRDLHLWINVTEAAE, encoded by the coding sequence ATGCCCGAAAAAAAGCACACTCCTACGGACATCAAACTGGTCATAGCACTTGTTCTGCTTACGGACATCTTTGTGCTCATCCCTTTCCTGAACGATAGTCCTATACGTACGGTACTTGGTTTACCAATGGTTTTATTCTTGCCCGGTTATGCTTTGATAGCTGCCCTCTTTCCGGGAAAAGATGATCTGGATGGTATAGAACGTATTGCTTTGAGTTTTGGTCTTAGTATAGCAGTTGTTCCTCTCATCGGATTGATCCTGAATTATACTCCTTGGGGGATACGTCTTGTACCGATACTGGTCTTTCTTACGAACTTTACAATCCTCATGTCTATTGTGGCAATCTACAGGCGTGAGGCACTTGGGAACAATGCATTTTCTGTTCCTTTCAGAGAAATGTATGAGTCTGTTATTGCTGAGATTAATGAAAAACCGGAATCACAACTTGACCAAATTCTTACAATCGTTCTGATGATTTCCATACTTTTATCCGCCATAACTCTTGCGTATGTTGTTATCACTCCAAAGCAGGGTGAGAAGTTCACGGAGTTTTATATACTGGGACCGGAAAGGATGGCGGATAATTACAAAACCCATCTTGAACTTGGCGAGAGCGTGTATGTGATTGCAGGAATCGTAAACCATGAGTATTCGGTAGTTAACTATTCTATTGTGATAAGATTGAATAACGAGACAATTGAGACACCCCCAAGCCTGAATCATATTGCACTTGCTCATAATGTTACGTGGGAAAAGCCGGTTTCGTTTATACCGGGTGTCCCTGGGGAGGATATGAAGCTGGAGTATTTACTTTACAGGGAAGACAACATGACAGAGCCTTACAGGGATCTGCATCTCTGGATCAATGTAACGGAGGCGGCCGAATGA
- a CDS encoding CTP--2,3-di-O-geranylgeranyl-sn-glycero-1-phosphate cytidyltransferase: protein MTSISFTNELLRKGVHFTSILIVLVYAFMGKQACQILLMTYLVLVLGIEHLRLDRGFKLPVLHVVLRQKEKAAVGSYVYFTIGALIVVSVFSKNVAFAAILMTTFGDMSAALIGKRFGKIRIDNGKSIEGCIAEFLVDIVIAVLLIKNPFISLIMALVATYVETTFVKIDDNLAIPIFSASVAELAFIALTFV, encoded by the coding sequence ATGACCAGCATTTCTTTTACCAATGAACTTCTGAGGAAAGGAGTTCATTTTACTTCTATACTCATTGTTCTCGTTTATGCATTCATGGGAAAACAGGCATGTCAGATACTTCTGATGACGTATCTGGTGCTGGTGCTGGGTATTGAACACTTAAGACTTGACAGGGGATTTAAACTTCCTGTTTTGCACGTTGTTTTACGCCAGAAAGAAAAAGCTGCCGTTGGATCATATGTCTATTTTACAATTGGAGCGCTGATAGTTGTATCCGTCTTCAGCAAAAATGTGGCCTTTGCTGCAATCCTCATGACAACGTTCGGGGACATGAGTGCCGCACTGATTGGAAAAAGATTTGGTAAAATAAGGATTGATAATGGAAAAAGCATTGAAGGCTGTATTGCAGAATTCTTAGTAGACATTGTTATAGCTGTTCTGTTAATTAAAAATCCTTTCATTTCACTTATAATGGCATTGGTTGCAACTTATGTAGAAACCACATTTGTGAAAATAGATGACAACCTGGCAATTCCTATCTTTTCTGCATCTGTTGCAGAGCTTGCATTTATAGCTCTGACTTTTGTGTGA
- a CDS encoding PLP-dependent aminotransferase family protein — protein MVTIFADRMENTRKSFIREILKVTQQPEIISFAGGLPNSALFPAEELAAAAAKVMSEDAANVLQYSTTEGYLPLREFIARRYLEKNGLEISPSEILITNGSQQSLDLIAKVFLNKGDNVVIEIPGYLGAIQSFSIFEPEFLEVPLLDDGIDIDILDKTLSESDAKLFYTVPTFQNPSGITYSQEKRVGAARILEKHRVVCVEDNAYGELRFAGEDVPTIRNYLENTILMGSFSKIIAPGLRLGWICANSPIMEKLLIAKQAADLHSNYLSQRIICQYLMDNDIDEHILKIKDAYGSRRDYMVDMMARYFPEGISYTKPEGGMFVWVTLPEGVSSMDLFDLAIKENVAFVPGSPFYTTEGAGDNTLRLNFSNSDPDEIEEGIRRLAVCMKKLTS, from the coding sequence ATGGTTACTATATTTGCTGACAGGATGGAGAACACCAGAAAGTCCTTCATCAGGGAGATTTTAAAAGTCACTCAGCAGCCGGAGATCATATCATTTGCCGGCGGACTGCCAAATTCTGCACTTTTCCCTGCAGAGGAACTTGCAGCAGCGGCTGCAAAGGTAATGTCAGAGGACGCTGCGAATGTCCTGCAATATAGTACAACAGAAGGTTACCTGCCTTTACGTGAGTTTATTGCGCGAAGGTATCTGGAAAAGAACGGGCTTGAGATTTCTCCCTCGGAAATCCTTATAACAAACGGCTCACAGCAGAGTCTGGATCTCATAGCTAAAGTCTTCCTGAACAAAGGTGACAATGTTGTCATTGAAATCCCGGGATATCTAGGTGCGATACAGTCATTCTCGATATTTGAACCTGAATTTCTGGAAGTTCCTCTTCTTGATGATGGCATAGATATTGACATTCTTGACAAGACCCTGAGTGAAAGTGATGCAAAGCTTTTCTACACGGTTCCAACATTCCAGAATCCTTCTGGCATTACATACTCACAAGAGAAAAGGGTGGGAGCTGCCAGAATCCTTGAGAAACACAGAGTTGTTTGCGTCGAAGACAACGCCTACGGTGAATTAAGATTTGCCGGCGAGGATGTACCTACTATCAGGAATTATCTGGAAAATACAATTCTTATGGGTTCCTTCTCAAAGATCATTGCTCCGGGACTGCGTCTTGGATGGATATGTGCAAATAGCCCCATAATGGAAAAACTCCTTATTGCAAAGCAGGCAGCTGATCTGCATTCCAATTACCTGTCCCAGAGAATAATCTGTCAGTACCTTATGGATAATGATATCGATGAACACATTCTGAAAATAAAAGATGCATATGGTTCAAGACGTGACTATATGGTTGACATGATGGCCAGATATTTCCCGGAAGGTATTAGTTATACCAAACCAGAGGGCGGTATGTTCGTCTGGGTAACATTGCCGGAAGGGGTATCTTCGATGGACCTTTTTGATCTTGCAATCAAAGAGAATGTTGCCTTTGTACCAGGTAGTCCGTTCTACACCACCGAAGGAGCCGGTGATAACACTCTCAGGCTTAATTTCTCCAATTCCGATCCTGATGAGATAGAAGAAGGAATCCGAAGACTTGCCGTTTGCATGAAGAAACTTACCAGTTAA
- a CDS encoding HAMP domain-containing sensor histidine kinase, which yields MNEKDRFNKDMIIVLIGAIIVFLVALIFDVFDLILDLLITHEKWQIDEFFILTAYITIALAIFSYRRWKDADREIESRVELEKDLLQSKTEAEEARTTMGKFLVDMSHELRTPLNSIIGFSDMLLDGIVGDLNKKQTDYVGNISKSGTHLLHLINQLLDLAKIESGKLEINGEEFELQDLVDEVSSIIDALAKKKNIEISYKIYPGIGLINADRLKLKQILFNLASNSIKFTPEKGSVTITAEKVRENTMLLKVSDTGPGMSPYDMEKIFRPFEQLGNMEETGYKGTGLGLSIVQALVSLHNGKVWVESELEKGSVFFVELPISLNAVH from the coding sequence ATGAATGAGAAAGACAGGTTCAACAAGGATATGATAATCGTCCTAATTGGTGCTATTATTGTCTTTTTAGTGGCGTTAATATTCGATGTGTTTGACCTGATACTGGATCTCCTGATAACTCATGAAAAATGGCAAATAGATGAGTTTTTCATACTGACCGCATATATCACAATAGCCCTTGCTATATTTTCATACAGAAGATGGAAGGATGCTGACAGAGAAATAGAATCCCGGGTTGAGCTTGAAAAAGACCTCCTGCAATCAAAAACAGAAGCTGAAGAAGCAAGAACCACAATGGGTAAATTCCTTGTTGACATGAGTCATGAACTGCGTACACCACTGAATTCAATTATCGGCTTTTCAGATATGCTTCTTGATGGCATTGTTGGCGATTTAAATAAAAAACAAACAGATTATGTTGGCAATATATCTAAAAGCGGCACACACCTTTTACACCTGATAAATCAGCTTCTTGATCTGGCAAAAATAGAATCGGGAAAATTGGAAATAAATGGTGAAGAGTTTGAACTCCAGGATCTTGTGGATGAAGTTAGTTCTATAATTGATGCACTTGCTAAGAAGAAGAATATTGAAATCTCTTACAAAATATACCCCGGGATTGGTCTTATCAATGCTGACAGGCTGAAACTGAAGCAGATACTTTTCAATCTCGCAAGCAATTCTATCAAGTTCACTCCGGAAAAAGGATCAGTGACAATTACGGCTGAAAAAGTACGTGAAAACACAATGCTGTTAAAAGTATCGGACACAGGTCCGGGAATGAGTCCTTATGATATGGAAAAGATATTCCGTCCATTCGAGCAACTTGGTAATATGGAAGAAACAGGATACAAGGGAACAGGCCTTGGTTTAAGTATTGTTCAGGCTCTGGTATCCCTGCATAATGGAAAGGTATGGGTTGAGAGCGAATTAGAAAAAGGGTCCGTATTTTTTGTAGAACTTCCTATTTCTCTTAATGCAGTACATTGA
- a CDS encoding 4Fe-4S binding protein, which translates to MPAVVDKNTCTGCEQCVDTCPVEAISMNNDVATVDANECVDCGDCVDVCPVEAITLE; encoded by the coding sequence ATGCCAGCTGTTGTTGATAAAAATACATGTACAGGATGCGAGCAGTGTGTAGATACCTGCCCGGTAGAAGCCATTTCAATGAACAATGATGTTGCAACTGTCGACGCGAACGAATGTGTCGATTGTGGTGACTGTGTTGACGTCTGTCCGGTAGAAGCTATCACCCTTGAGTGA
- a CDS encoding transposase, with amino-acid sequence MEFRELSDDQWKFIKPHLPPQPITGRKRADGRKVINGIFFVLITGCR; translated from the coding sequence ATGGAATTCAGAGAACTCTCTGATGATCAATGGAAATTTATTAAGCCACATTTACCTCCACAACCAATAACCGGAAGAAAGAGGGCTGATGGCCGTAAGGTCATCAATGGTATTTTCTTTGTTCTGATAACTGGTTGCAGATGA